From Pedobacter indicus, a single genomic window includes:
- the accB gene encoding acetyl-CoA carboxylase biotin carboxyl carrier protein, with product MDIKQIQDLIKFVAKSGVNEVSIEEQDFKITIKTSKEPTYVTAAVPAPAPAPVQSAPAPAQTENKAPAQASQPKDDDSSKYVTVKSPMIGTFYRSSGPDKPAFVNVGDSISPGQVVCIVEAMKLFNEIESEIAGKIVKVLVDDAQPVEYDQPLFLVDPS from the coding sequence ATGGATATCAAACAAATACAAGACCTGATTAAGTTTGTTGCCAAATCTGGCGTCAACGAGGTTTCAATCGAAGAACAAGACTTTAAGATTACGATTAAAACGAGTAAAGAGCCTACTTACGTAACGGCTGCGGTACCAGCTCCGGCGCCTGCTCCGGTTCAAAGTGCACCTGCTCCTGCTCAAACAGAGAATAAAGCTCCAGCGCAAGCTTCACAACCGAAAGATGACGATTCATCAAAATATGTGACGGTTAAATCACCGATGATTGGTACATTTTATCGCTCATCGGGCCCAGATAAACCGGCTTTTGTAAATGTAGGTGATTCCATCTCTCCGGGGCAAGTGGTTTGCATCGTTGAAGCAATGAAGCTTTTCAACGAAATTGAATCTGAAATAGCTGGAAAAATTGTAAAGGTTCTTGTTGATGACGCACAGCCAGTAGAATACGATCAGCCTTTATTCTTGGTGGACCCTAGTTAA
- a CDS encoding beta-ketoacyl-ACP synthase III: MSKINAAITAVHGYVPPYVLTNKELESLVDTNDEWITTRTGIKERRILKDPEKATSDLAVPAVQGLLEKRGIGAEEIELIIFATATPDMAFPATANILADKVGAINAWGYDLQAACSGFLYALATGAQYIESGKHKKVLIVGGDKMSSIVDYTDRTTCILFGDGCGAVLLEPNEEGNGVIDSVLKSNGAGRHYLYQKSGGSLNPASHETVAAREHFIYQEGKAVFKFAVTNMADAAAEVMERNSLAGDDIAWLVPHQANKRIIDATANRMGIGEDKIMINIDRYGNTTNGTIPLCLWNWEDKLKKGDSLILAAFGGGFTWGSIYLKWAY; the protein is encoded by the coding sequence ATGTCTAAAATTAATGCTGCTATAACGGCTGTTCATGGATACGTTCCTCCCTATGTGCTAACGAATAAAGAGTTAGAATCACTTGTCGATACAAACGACGAATGGATTACTACACGAACAGGAATTAAAGAACGACGGATATTAAAAGATCCGGAGAAAGCAACTTCCGATCTGGCGGTACCTGCTGTTCAAGGACTTCTTGAGAAACGGGGAATCGGTGCAGAAGAGATTGAACTTATTATATTTGCTACGGCTACTCCGGATATGGCATTCCCGGCCACAGCTAATATTCTTGCCGACAAAGTGGGTGCAATTAATGCCTGGGGCTATGATTTGCAAGCTGCCTGCTCTGGTTTTCTGTATGCACTGGCCACCGGAGCCCAGTACATCGAGTCTGGGAAGCATAAAAAAGTCTTAATAGTAGGTGGCGACAAAATGTCCTCGATTGTTGATTATACAGACAGAACTACTTGCATCTTATTTGGTGACGGTTGTGGCGCTGTACTTTTAGAGCCTAATGAGGAAGGGAACGGTGTTATTGACTCTGTCCTGAAAAGCAACGGCGCTGGAAGGCATTATCTATATCAAAAGTCCGGCGGTTCTTTGAACCCGGCAAGTCATGAGACCGTGGCCGCGCGTGAACACTTTATCTACCAGGAAGGCAAAGCCGTATTCAAATTTGCAGTAACGAACATGGCGGATGCGGCTGCAGAGGTGATGGAAAGAAATAGTCTCGCTGGGGATGATATTGCCTGGCTCGTTCCACATCAGGCGAATAAACGTATTATTGATGCTACTGCCAATAGAATGGGCATCGGTGAAGATAAAATCATGATCAACATCGACCGTTACGGAAATACAACAAACGGGACGATTCCACTCTGTTTATGGAACTGGGAAGACAAATTAAAAAAGGGAGATTCATTAATATTAGCTGCCTTCGGGGGTGGATTTACTTGGGGGTCGATTTACCTAAAATGGGCCTATTGA